The Micromonospora krabiensis genome window below encodes:
- a CDS encoding class I SAM-dependent methyltransferase produces the protein MALISYDDTDAAAFAATRELPHSGLHRWRHAVQQHLRPRTGTTVLDLGAGTGAWAAAFTDWYGVRVVGVEPSAAMRSRASHRPLLAGDALGLPLRDSTMDAAWLSTMIHHIPDLDAAAHELRRVLRPGAPVLVRSPFPGRHRRISLFKWFPEAVRVLDRYPDVARVRSAFAAAGFPVSTIEAVAQTSAPSLAEAAAHLDRRAHTLLQLITDDEYDAGLARLRTAARDDSGPVVDHLDLLVLR, from the coding sequence GTGGCCCTGATCTCCTACGACGACACCGACGCGGCGGCCTTCGCCGCGACCCGGGAACTGCCCCACAGCGGGCTGCACCGCTGGCGGCACGCTGTGCAGCAGCACCTGCGGCCGCGTACCGGCACGACCGTGCTCGACCTCGGCGCCGGCACCGGTGCCTGGGCGGCGGCCTTCACCGACTGGTACGGCGTGCGGGTGGTCGGTGTGGAGCCGTCGGCCGCGATGCGGTCCCGCGCCTCGCACCGGCCACTGCTCGCCGGGGACGCGCTCGGTCTTCCGCTCCGCGACTCCACCATGGACGCCGCCTGGCTCTCGACGATGATCCATCACATCCCCGACCTCGACGCGGCGGCCCACGAGCTGCGACGGGTGCTGCGGCCCGGCGCCCCGGTGCTCGTCCGCTCGCCGTTCCCCGGCCGGCACCGGCGGATCAGCCTGTTCAAGTGGTTCCCCGAGGCCGTACGCGTCCTGGATCGCTATCCCGATGTCGCGCGGGTCCGATCGGCGTTCGCGGCGGCCGGCTTCCCGGTGAGCACCATCGAGGCGGTGGCGCAGACCAGCGCGCCGTCCCTGGCGGAAGCCGCCGCGCATCTCGATCGGCGGGCCCACACCCTGCTTCAGCTGATCACCGACGACGAGTACGACGCTGGCCTGGCGCGGCTACGGACGGCGGCCCGGGACGACTCCGGCCCCGTCGTCGACCACCTCGACCTGCTCGTCCTGCGCTGA
- a CDS encoding protein-tyrosine phosphatase family protein: MSVETSWSGQPGVVVLPSGAAVRGRRIADPVSAADFALLLASGPTPAWPHRRIRWPDFWVPVDRADALDALREALRRARAGERVEVACRGGQGRTGTALAALAVLDGLPAEQAVDWVRANYRPRAVETPWQRRWLRRLV; this comes from the coding sequence ATGAGCGTCGAGACGTCGTGGAGTGGGCAGCCCGGTGTGGTCGTACTGCCGAGTGGCGCGGCGGTGCGGGGCCGGCGGATCGCCGATCCGGTCTCGGCGGCGGACTTCGCTCTGCTGCTGGCGTCGGGTCCGACCCCAGCCTGGCCGCACCGGCGGATCCGGTGGCCCGACTTCTGGGTGCCGGTGGACCGTGCGGACGCGCTGGATGCCCTGCGGGAGGCACTGCGCCGGGCGCGTGCCGGCGAGCGGGTGGAGGTGGCGTGCCGCGGCGGGCAGGGGCGTACGGGGACGGCGCTCGCCGCGCTCGCCGTCCTTGACGGGCTGCCGGCCGAGCAGGCCGTCGACTGGGTACGCGCGAACTACCGCCCTCGGGCGGTGGAGACGCCCTGGCAGCGGCGCTGGTTGCGGCGCCTCGTCTGA
- a CDS encoding response regulator produces MRIVLAEDSTLLREGLVRLLAEEGHDVIAAVGNAPDLVAAVDRDPPDVVVTDVRMPPTHTDDGLRAALEIRRRWHDTGVLVLSQYVEKRYASRLLADRPEGVGYLLKDRVAQVDDFLDALDRVAAGATALDPEVVRQVVAGSDRADPLIRLSPRERDVLHRMAQGHTNAAIAERLHVSLSAVEKHVNAIFDKLDLSHSAGYSRRVLAILRYLGN; encoded by the coding sequence GTGCGGATAGTCCTCGCCGAGGATTCGACGCTGCTGCGAGAGGGCCTGGTCCGGCTCCTCGCCGAGGAGGGCCATGACGTCATCGCGGCCGTCGGCAACGCCCCGGACCTGGTCGCCGCCGTCGACCGGGATCCGCCCGACGTGGTCGTCACCGACGTACGGATGCCGCCGACCCACACCGACGACGGACTGCGCGCCGCGCTGGAGATCCGCCGGCGCTGGCACGACACCGGGGTCCTGGTGCTCTCCCAGTACGTCGAGAAGCGCTACGCCAGCCGGCTGCTCGCCGACCGTCCGGAAGGAGTGGGATACCTGCTCAAGGACCGCGTGGCCCAGGTCGACGACTTCCTCGACGCGTTGGACCGGGTGGCCGCCGGGGCGACCGCGCTCGACCCCGAGGTGGTCCGTCAGGTGGTGGCCGGGTCGGACCGGGCCGATCCGCTCATCCGGTTGAGCCCACGCGAACGGGACGTCCTGCACCGGATGGCCCAGGGCCACACCAACGCGGCGATCGCCGAACGGCTGCACGTGTCGCTGAGCGCCGTGGAGAAGCACGTCAACGCCATCTTCGACAAGCTCGACCTGTCCCACTCGGCCGGCTACAGCCGCCGGGTTTTGGCGATCCTCCGCTACCTCGGCAACTGA
- a CDS encoding sensor histidine kinase codes for MTQPTGQAAGPVPDGPAVTGVPDGRAAADAPGGPAASAASSRRVGSLASAGRTALAVAAGVLTAVAGLLFLLVAAVAAAGSAPAPPARRRVAALISRYAATLVRLERRRLTWLSGGAGGSPAVRTAGWREIGYLAARALPGVLGAFAFGLLAIGVVLAGILLRAALRGDLTVAALLSQVVIGVVLLLLNAQAVASLGAVDRWLAQRLLDPEPRAALEARVRELATSRAQVIAAVDVERQRIERDLHDGLQQRLVALGMLLGRARRSRQADRTYALIAQAHEDLQRAVEELREVAWRVYPSALDDSDLGEVLGMVAQRSTVPVRIRCDLPLRPDRQIETVLYFVACEALTNAAKHAAATLVTIDIDVREGNVRMRVRDDGTGGADPSGRGLSGLARRVAALDGRLRVESPAGGPTTVLAELPCG; via the coding sequence TTGACGCAGCCCACCGGGCAGGCGGCCGGCCCGGTGCCGGACGGGCCGGCGGTGACCGGGGTGCCGGACGGTCGGGCGGCGGCCGACGCTCCGGGCGGGCCGGCGGCGAGCGCGGCGTCGAGCCGGCGGGTCGGGTCACTCGCGTCGGCCGGGCGGACCGCACTCGCCGTCGCCGCCGGCGTCCTGACCGCCGTCGCGGGGCTGCTCTTCCTGCTCGTCGCCGCGGTCGCCGCGGCCGGGTCCGCCCCGGCGCCGCCGGCCCGCCGTCGGGTCGCCGCGCTGATCTCGCGGTACGCGGCCACGCTGGTCCGGCTGGAGCGCCGCCGGCTGACGTGGCTGTCTGGCGGGGCCGGCGGATCCCCTGCGGTGCGTACCGCCGGGTGGCGGGAGATCGGCTATCTGGCCGCGCGGGCACTTCCCGGCGTGCTGGGGGCGTTCGCGTTCGGACTGCTGGCGATCGGGGTGGTGCTCGCGGGGATCCTGCTGCGTGCCGCGCTGCGGGGGGACCTGACCGTCGCCGCCCTCCTGTCGCAGGTCGTCATCGGCGTGGTTCTGCTGCTGCTCAACGCGCAGGCCGTCGCCAGCCTCGGTGCCGTGGACCGCTGGCTGGCCCAGCGGCTCCTCGACCCCGAACCCCGGGCCGCCCTGGAGGCACGGGTCCGGGAACTCGCCACGAGCCGGGCGCAGGTCATCGCCGCGGTGGACGTCGAACGCCAACGCATCGAACGTGACCTGCACGACGGGCTGCAACAGCGACTGGTCGCGCTCGGGATGCTGCTCGGCCGGGCTCGGCGCAGCCGGCAGGCCGACCGGACGTACGCCCTGATCGCCCAGGCGCACGAGGACCTTCAGCGGGCGGTCGAAGAGCTGCGGGAGGTGGCGTGGCGGGTCTACCCGTCGGCGCTCGACGACAGTGACCTCGGTGAGGTGCTCGGGATGGTCGCCCAGCGGTCCACCGTTCCGGTGCGGATCCGGTGCGACCTCCCGCTACGGCCCGACCGGCAGATCGAGACGGTGCTCTACTTCGTGGCCTGCGAGGCGCTCACCAACGCGGCGAAACACGCCGCCGCTACCCTGGTCACGATCGACATCGACGTACGGGAGGGAAACGTCCGGATGCGCGTCCGCGACGACGGCACGGGCGGGGCCGACCCCTCCGGGCGGGGCCTGTCCGGACTGGCCCGACGGGTCGCCGCACTCGACGGGCGGCTGCGGGTGGAGAGCCCCGCCGGCGGGCCGACCACGGTGCTGGCGGAGCTGCCGTGCGGATAG
- a CDS encoding DedA family protein, translating to MIRTSHVLLATGSLAADAEPPQDGIVGYVTDLVERLGGPGAGLAVALENLFPPIPSEVILPLAGFVAGQGRMSVVGAIFWTTLGSLVGALALYWIGAWLGRDRIRAVAARLPLVKLSDVDKTEAWFVKHGVKAVFFGRMIPIFRSLISIPAGVERMPIGTFALFTTLGSLIWNSTFVLAGYLLGDNWHLVEGYVGTLQKVVIVVCVAAAGWFVVTRVLRARRTTPEPGEDATPTPTGPAFGVPDPSGRGTIYRSGGWGDEERTRGGVR from the coding sequence ATGATTCGAACGTCGCACGTCCTGCTCGCCACCGGAAGCCTCGCGGCGGACGCCGAGCCGCCCCAGGACGGGATCGTCGGTTACGTGACCGACCTGGTGGAACGACTGGGCGGGCCGGGCGCGGGCCTGGCGGTGGCGCTGGAGAACCTCTTCCCGCCGATCCCGAGCGAGGTGATCCTGCCCCTCGCCGGTTTCGTCGCCGGGCAGGGGCGGATGAGCGTGGTCGGGGCGATCTTCTGGACCACGCTGGGATCGCTGGTGGGTGCCCTCGCGCTCTACTGGATCGGTGCGTGGCTCGGCCGGGACCGGATCCGGGCCGTCGCGGCGCGGCTGCCGCTGGTGAAGCTCAGCGACGTCGACAAGACCGAGGCGTGGTTCGTGAAGCACGGCGTCAAGGCCGTCTTCTTCGGGCGGATGATCCCGATCTTCCGGAGCCTCATCTCCATCCCCGCCGGGGTCGAACGGATGCCGATCGGCACGTTCGCGCTCTTCACCACGCTGGGCAGCCTGATCTGGAACTCGACGTTCGTGCTCGCCGGCTACCTGCTGGGCGACAACTGGCACCTCGTCGAGGGGTACGTCGGCACCCTGCAGAAGGTCGTCATCGTGGTCTGCGTGGCGGCCGCCGGCTGGTTCGTGGTGACCCGCGTACTCCGCGCCCGACGTACCACCCCGGAACCGGGGGAGGACGCCACCCCGACGCCGACCGGGCCGGCGTTCGGCGTCCCCGACCCGAGCGGTCGCGGCACCATCTACCGCAGCGGCGGGTGGGGCGACGAGGAGCGGACCCGCGGCGGGGTGCGTTGA
- a CDS encoding carbon-nitrogen hydrolase family protein, with product MRLAVAQPPCVPRDVAANARAHAAAVRAAGARVVVFPELSLTGYELEAPVVAEDDPRLAPLVEACAETGTLALAGAPVRGDHIGVLAVDAGAVVVAYRKMWLGGAESSRFVPGDRPAVLTVDGWRLGLAVCKDTGVPEHADRTAALGMDAYLAGVVEAARDTAVPEQRARRVTAAHGVWVAVASFAGATGGGYAETAGRSAIWTPDGVLADRAGTEAGGIARAVLRPGT from the coding sequence CTGCGGCTCGCGGTCGCGCAGCCGCCGTGCGTACCGCGGGATGTCGCGGCCAACGCCCGGGCGCACGCCGCAGCGGTCCGCGCGGCGGGAGCGCGGGTGGTGGTGTTCCCGGAGCTGTCCCTGACCGGGTACGAGTTGGAGGCGCCCGTGGTGGCGGAGGACGACCCCCGGTTGGCGCCGCTGGTCGAGGCGTGCGCCGAGACCGGGACGCTCGCGCTCGCCGGCGCGCCCGTCCGGGGCGACCACATCGGCGTGCTCGCGGTGGACGCGGGCGCTGTGGTCGTCGCGTACCGGAAGATGTGGCTCGGTGGGGCGGAGAGCAGCCGGTTCGTGCCGGGTGACCGACCCGCGGTGCTCACGGTCGACGGTTGGCGGCTGGGCCTCGCGGTCTGCAAGGACACCGGGGTGCCGGAGCACGCCGATCGGACCGCGGCACTCGGCATGGACGCCTACCTGGCGGGGGTGGTCGAGGCCGCGCGGGACACGGCCGTGCCGGAGCAGCGGGCGAGACGGGTCACCGCGGCACACGGGGTGTGGGTGGCGGTGGCGAGCTTCGCCGGAGCGACCGGCGGAGGGTACGCCGAGACCGCCGGACGGTCGGCGATCTGGACGCCGGACGGAGTGCTCGCCGATCGGGCCGGCACCGAGGCCGGCGGGATCGCCCGAGCCGTCCTCCGACCCGGGACGTAG